CAGCCCCGTGACCACGGCCGCCGTTCCCGGACGGCATGGACGGCAATGGTCCGGACCAATATGCCCCTGCTGGCGTGATCGCATCAAGGGGACGGTCGTTGGTGGCCGCTCGCCGGGGTTACGTATGCTGAAGCTCCTGACGGCTGAACTCTCCTTGAAGCCAGGGGAGTTCAGTTCAGGAGCGCGGGTCGCTGTCGTCGCTGATCCCGCGCCGGCGCGGGCGGCCGGAGGGCCGGAGTCCTTGGCGGGACTCAGCCCCCCGGTCCCCGTCGGAAGGTCGGGAATGTGCCGGAAGGTCGGGAATGCGCCCGTCCGGCCCGGCAAATCGTACGCCCGCCGTCCTCGCCCGCGTCACACCTTCCGGTACGCGTACGCCTCCGCGGCCGCCGCCTCCACCGCCGCGAGGTCGGCTCCCGTCGCCGCCGTGACGACCGCGGCCACCGCACCCTCGACGAACGGGGCGTCCACCAGGCGTGTGTGGGCCGGGAGTTCGCCGCCCTCCGCGAGCAGCGCCTTCACGGTGAGCACGGCGCTGCCGAGGTCGGTGAGCACGGCGACGCCCGCACCCCGGTCCACGGAGGCGGCCGCGGCGGCGATCAGTTCCGCGCTCGTACCGAGCCCGCCGCCCTCGGTGCCACCCGCGGGGGCCACGGGCACCGAAGTGCCGCCGCCCGCGAGCCCTTTCGCCAGCGCGGCCACCGACGCGGCGACCTCAGCGCTGTGCGACACCAGCACGATCCCGACCAGCTTCTCGTCACTCACCGGCCGCCTCCGCGAGCCCCGCGATCAGCAGCGCCGCCGACGTGGCGCCCGGATCCTGGTGCCCGATGCTCCGCTCCCCGAGATAGCTCGCCCGGCCCTTGCGGGCCTGCAACGGCGTGGTCGCCAGGGCGCCTTCCTCCGCGGCGGCCCGGGCCGCGGTGAAACCGTCGCCGAGCGCCTCGACGGCCGGCACGAGGGCGTCGATCATCGTCTTGTCGCCCGGCGCGGCACCGCCGAGCGTCATGACCGCGTCCACCCCCGCGCGCAGCGCCTCGGCCAACTGCTCCTCACCGACCTCGTCGGCCTCCCCGAGCGCCTTGCCCGTGCGGCGCAGCAACGTCCCGTACAGCGGCCCCGACGCACCGCCGACCGTCGAGATGAGCTGTCGCCCGGCCAGCGTGAGAACCGCGCCGGGCGTGTCGGGCGCCTCCTTCTCCAACGTCGCGATCACCGCGGTGAAACCGCGCTGCAGATTGCTGCCGTGGTCGGCGTCCCCGATGGGCGAGTCGAGGGCGGTGAGGTGTTCCGCCTCGCGGTCGACGGACGCGGCGGTCGCCGTCATCCAACGGCGGAAGAAGTCGGCGTCGAGCACTGGATCTCCTTGCGTGGTCGGTACGTTGTGATCGCTGCCCGCCCGTTCACATCCCCCAACGCAGTCCCGGTGTCTTCACCGGCGCGTCCCACAGACGCAGCAGCTCCTCGTCGATCTGGCACAGGGAGACCGAGGCGCCGGCCATGTCGAGCGAGGTGACGTAGTTGCCGACGAGGGTGCGGGCGACGGCGACACCGCGCTCGGCGAGCACCCGCTGCACCTCGGCGTTGAAGCCGTACAGCTCCAGCAGCGGGGTTCCGCCCATGCCGTTGACCAGGACCAGAACGGGGTTGCGCGGGCTGATGTCGTCCAGGATCGCGCCGAGGGCGAAGTCGGCGATCTCGTGGGAGGTCATCATCGGCCGCCGCTCCCTGCCGGGCTCGCCGTGGATGCCGATGCCCAACTCCAGCTCGCCGGGCGGCAGATCGAAGGTGGGGCTGCCCTTGGCAGGCGTGGTGCACGCGCTGAGCGCGATCCCGAAGCTGCGCGAATTCTCATTCACCTGCCGGGCCACCGCCTCCACCCGCTCCAGTGGCTGCCCCTCCTCGGCCGCCGCCCCCGCGATCTTCTCCACGAACAGTGTGGCGCCCGTGCCGCGCCGCCCGGCCGTGTAGAGGCTGTCGGTGACCGCCACGTCGTCGTCGACCAGCACCTTGGCGACCTGGACGCCCTCGTCCTCGGCGAGTTCGGCCGCCATGTCGAAGTTGAGCACGTCACCCGTGTAGTTCTTCACGATGAACAGCACACCGGCCCCGCTGTCCACGGCAGCCGCCGCCCGCACCATCTGGTCGGGCACCGGCGATGTGAACACCTCGCCGGGGCAGGCCGCCGAGAGCATGCCGGGCCCCACGAACCCACCGTGCAGCGGCTCGTGCCCCGAACCGCCGCCGGAGATCAGGCCGACTTTTCCGGGGACGGGAGCGTCCCGCCGT
The nucleotide sequence above comes from Streptomyces sp. NL15-2K. Encoded proteins:
- a CDS encoding PTS fructose transporter subunit IIA produces the protein MSDEKLVGIVLVSHSAEVAASVAALAKGLAGGGTSVPVAPAGGTEGGGLGTSAELIAAAAASVDRGAGVAVLTDLGSAVLTVKALLAEGGELPAHTRLVDAPFVEGAVAAVVTAATGADLAAVEAAAAEAYAYRKV
- the dhaK gene encoding dihydroxyacetone kinase subunit DhaK — translated: MKMLINVPEIVVADALRGMAAAHPELTVDVDNRVIVRRDAPVPGKVGLISGGGSGHEPLHGGFVGPGMLSAACPGEVFTSPVPDQMVRAAAAVDSGAGVLFIVKNYTGDVLNFDMAAELAEDEGVQVAKVLVDDDVAVTDSLYTAGRRGTGATLFVEKIAGAAAEEGQPLERVEAVARQVNENSRSFGIALSACTTPAKGSPTFDLPPGELELGIGIHGEPGRERRPMMTSHEIADFALGAILDDISPRNPVLVLVNGMGGTPLLELYGFNAEVQRVLAERGVAVARTLVGNYVTSLDMAGASVSLCQIDEELLRLWDAPVKTPGLRWGM
- the dhaL gene encoding dihydroxyacetone kinase subunit DhaL encodes the protein MLDADFFRRWMTATAASVDREAEHLTALDSPIGDADHGSNLQRGFTAVIATLEKEAPDTPGAVLTLAGRQLISTVGGASGPLYGTLLRRTGKALGEADEVGEEQLAEALRAGVDAVMTLGGAAPGDKTMIDALVPAVEALGDGFTAARAAAEEGALATTPLQARKGRASYLGERSIGHQDPGATSAALLIAGLAEAAGE